Proteins co-encoded in one Bacillus paramycoides genomic window:
- a CDS encoding D-amino-acid transaminase, whose product MGRKLAYERFVLWNDAVIDTTKQKTYIELEERGLQFGDGVYEVIRLYKGNFHLLDPHITRLYRSMEEIELTLPFSKAELIILLYKLIENNNFHEDGTIYLQVSRGVQARTHTFSYDVPPTIYAYITKKERPALWIEYGVRAISEPDTRWLRCDIKSLNLLPNVLAATKAERKGCKEALFVRNGTVTEGSCSNFFLIKNGTLYTHPANHLILNGIIRQYVLSLAKTLRIPVQEELFSVRDVYQADECFFTGTTIEILPMTHLDGTAIQDGQVGPITKMLQRSFSQSLLHSNISSS is encoded by the coding sequence ATGGGACGGAAATTGGCATATGAAAGATTTGTACTTTGGAATGATGCAGTTATTGATACAACAAAACAAAAAACGTACATAGAACTCGAAGAAAGAGGCTTACAGTTTGGAGATGGTGTCTACGAGGTTATTCGCCTATATAAAGGGAACTTTCACTTATTAGATCCGCATATCACAAGATTGTATCGCTCCATGGAAGAAATAGAATTAACACTTCCTTTCTCAAAAGCAGAACTGATTATCCTACTTTATAAACTAATCGAAAATAATAATTTCCACGAAGATGGAACGATTTATTTACAAGTATCTCGTGGTGTACAAGCTCGTACCCATACATTCTCATATGACGTCCCTCCGACAATCTACGCCTATATTACAAAGAAAGAAAGACCGGCGTTATGGATTGAATATGGTGTACGTGCTATATCAGAACCAGATACGCGCTGGCTACGCTGTGATATTAAATCATTAAATTTATTACCCAATGTATTAGCTGCTACGAAAGCGGAACGAAAAGGTTGTAAAGAGGCTCTTTTCGTACGAAATGGTACTGTAACTGAGGGAAGCTGTTCGAACTTCTTTCTAATCAAAAACGGAACTCTTTACACACATCCAGCTAATCACCTTATTTTAAATGGTATTATTCGTCAATATGTCCTTTCGTTAGCGAAAACCCTTCGCATTCCGGTACAAGAAGAGCTTTTCAGCGTTCGTGATGTTTATCAAGCGGATGAATGCTTTTTTACAGGAACGACAATTGAAATTTTGCCGATGACTCATCTTGATGGAACCGCAATCCAAGATGGACAAGTTGGTCCTATCACTAAAATGCTACAAAGATCCTTTTCTCAAAGTTTATTACACTCCAATATATCATCTTCTTAA